In Chitinophaga sp. HK235, a single window of DNA contains:
- a CDS encoding helix-turn-helix domain-containing protein: MMDNVLLSAIPLEQLKTYISEAVSSELSKHFAAAPLPPQNQELLTRKEAAKLLSISLPTLLDFTKSGKITGYRIGTRVRYKRSELEQSLKQIRSAKQKGGHHDSK; encoded by the coding sequence ATGATGGATAATGTATTACTATCAGCGATCCCGCTGGAACAGTTAAAAACTTATATTTCTGAAGCTGTCAGCAGCGAACTTTCTAAACACTTTGCAGCAGCTCCACTACCTCCCCAAAATCAGGAATTACTTACCAGGAAAGAAGCGGCGAAATTACTTTCTATCTCTCTCCCCACCCTGCTGGACTTTACCAAATCCGGGAAGATTACCGGCTATCGGATAGGGACAAGAGTACGCTACAAACGCTCTGAGCTGGAACAATCTTTAAAGCAGATACGGTCAGCCAAACAGAAAGGAGGACATCATGATTCAAAGTAA
- a CDS encoding phage/plasmid primase, P4 family, whose product MIQSNPTPDHFPKPNFPEPSQPLTVTSILEHSRELLAQGKPVAHELILNRLLEKVQPVDFLSMAFSHVNGLREDLNGLESKLITKEGAFNDDDTIREKVKNLRALIAKCRLKQAHYLIISIEEILRIATANRWGICQHQDFIYLYNGAYWSQLSTDELKGFLGKCGEKMGIDKYKSRFYMFRDHLLKQFFDSAHLPSPLQPHNVVFINLQNGTFEITPEGTRLREFKRDDFITYQLPFAFDQTAKAPLFSRYLNTVLPDIQRQRVLAEYIGYVFIHPSTLKLEKSLLLYGSGANGKSVFFEIINALLGAENICSYSLQSLTDTTGYYRAKLANKLVNYASEINGNLEASIFKQLASGEPVEARQPYGQAFNLTHYAKLIFNCNELPKEVEHTNAYFRRFLIIPFDVTIPPEAQDKELAKKIIQQELSGVFNWVLEGLHRLLTQKNFSDCDAAKQQLQQYQRQSDSVLMFLEDEGYKPSRIAFLPLQQLYTLYKIFCADNGYRLCSSKTVSERLRSHGYEMERKTAGMVVYLEK is encoded by the coding sequence ATGATTCAAAGTAACCCTACCCCCGACCACTTCCCTAAGCCAAATTTTCCAGAACCAAGCCAGCCCCTAACCGTTACCAGCATCCTGGAACATAGCCGGGAACTACTGGCCCAGGGGAAACCAGTAGCACATGAGCTGATTTTAAACCGGCTACTGGAAAAGGTTCAACCGGTAGATTTCCTAAGTATGGCCTTCTCACATGTTAATGGGCTGCGAGAGGACTTGAATGGGTTGGAGTCAAAGTTGATAACCAAAGAAGGAGCGTTCAATGATGATGACACTATCAGGGAAAAAGTAAAAAATCTCCGCGCACTCATCGCTAAATGCAGGCTCAAACAAGCTCACTATCTGATCATCAGCATTGAGGAAATATTGAGGATTGCCACTGCTAACCGCTGGGGAATATGCCAGCACCAGGATTTTATTTACCTGTACAATGGTGCTTACTGGTCGCAGCTTAGCACCGATGAACTAAAGGGCTTCCTGGGGAAATGTGGTGAAAAAATGGGAATAGACAAGTATAAAAGCCGGTTTTATATGTTCCGGGATCATCTGTTGAAGCAGTTCTTTGATTCGGCTCACCTACCCAGCCCTTTACAGCCTCACAATGTTGTTTTTATCAACCTGCAAAACGGTACGTTTGAGATAACACCGGAGGGTACCCGCTTACGGGAGTTCAAGCGGGATGATTTTATTACTTATCAGCTGCCATTTGCTTTTGACCAAACAGCAAAAGCCCCACTTTTCAGCCGGTATTTAAACACTGTGCTGCCGGATATACAACGTCAAAGAGTGTTGGCGGAATATATCGGATATGTATTTATTCATCCTAGCACCCTTAAACTGGAAAAATCATTGTTATTGTATGGTTCGGGAGCAAATGGTAAATCTGTTTTCTTTGAGATAATAAACGCCCTTCTGGGCGCAGAAAACATATGTAGCTATAGTCTGCAAAGCCTGACCGATACTACCGGATATTACCGGGCAAAATTGGCCAACAAACTGGTGAACTATGCTTCAGAGATAAACGGGAACCTGGAAGCATCCATCTTTAAGCAGCTCGCCAGTGGGGAGCCGGTAGAGGCCCGGCAACCCTATGGGCAAGCCTTTAACCTCACCCATTACGCAAAGCTCATTTTTAACTGTAATGAGCTACCCAAAGAGGTAGAACATACAAACGCTTATTTTAGGCGCTTCCTGATCATCCCCTTTGATGTGACTATCCCACCAGAGGCCCAAGACAAGGAACTGGCTAAAAAGATCATTCAGCAGGAGCTTTCCGGGGTTTTCAATTGGGTATTGGAAGGGTTGCACCGGCTGCTGACACAAAAAAATTTTTCCGATTGCGATGCGGCCAAACAGCAGCTACAACAGTATCAACGACAATCAGATAGTGTGTTGATGTTTTTGGAGGATGAAGGTTATAAACCGTCCCGAATCGCTTTCCTTCCCCTGCAGCAACTTTATACCCTGTATAAAATATTCTGCGCAGACAACGGCTACCGCCTTTGCTCTTCTAAAACGGTCAGCGAAAGATTACGGAGCCACGGGTACGAAATGGAACGTAAAACGGCTGGAATGGTTGTCTACCTGGAAAAATAA
- a CDS encoding DUF6371 domain-containing protein: protein MAQLKRAEEYRERPVYYKKPEIRKLPSYIPLEVLKKSQQGYDANHFTVYLHSLFGTNITHELIQRYQIGTSGSRWPGATVFWWIDVAGKIRAGQVKQFDHTGHTVKSVHNHSHTTWIHSILKHNHESKGEHLPSWLSTYLDQGGNYASCLFGEHLLKEDTGKPIAIVEAPATAIVAGVYLPGFVWLAAGSLSYLTAARTQVLSGRQVYLFPDLSADGRAFELWCNKARELASIATFTVSDLLERSASTEERLKGLDLRDFLTRFDYQLFQPAPPEGNKHTLIIDGQEYEINAIATVSEIEGYKIVSYLLRNAKVCDVLYNAAGELADIQEDFSQVICTCIGKVFKRGKLNGVDCFLLLLKNS from the coding sequence ATGGCACAGTTAAAAAGGGCTGAAGAATACCGGGAGCGGCCAGTATATTATAAGAAGCCAGAAATCAGGAAACTACCTTCTTATATTCCACTTGAAGTACTGAAGAAAAGCCAACAGGGATATGACGCCAACCACTTTACTGTTTATCTGCACTCCCTTTTTGGCACTAACATAACCCACGAACTGATTCAACGGTATCAGATCGGCACCTCCGGGAGCCGCTGGCCAGGAGCAACTGTATTTTGGTGGATTGACGTAGCCGGTAAAATAAGGGCCGGGCAGGTGAAACAATTCGACCATACCGGCCATACTGTTAAATCTGTTCACAATCATTCACATACCACTTGGATACACAGCATCTTAAAGCACAACCATGAATCCAAAGGGGAACATCTTCCATCCTGGTTATCTACCTATTTAGACCAGGGCGGGAACTATGCCAGTTGCCTGTTTGGCGAACATCTTTTAAAAGAGGATACCGGTAAACCGATCGCCATCGTGGAAGCGCCGGCAACAGCCATTGTAGCAGGCGTATATCTGCCGGGATTTGTTTGGCTGGCTGCAGGTAGCCTGTCTTATTTGACTGCTGCACGAACTCAGGTTTTATCAGGTCGGCAAGTGTACTTATTCCCCGATCTTTCTGCAGATGGACGGGCATTTGAGCTATGGTGCAATAAAGCCAGGGAGCTGGCCAGCATTGCCACCTTTACCGTATCAGATCTTTTAGAGCGTAGTGCTTCAACTGAAGAACGACTAAAGGGACTGGATTTGCGGGATTTCCTCACCCGGTTTGATTACCAGCTGTTTCAACCAGCACCGCCAGAGGGAAACAAACACACCCTCATCATTGACGGACAGGAATATGAAATCAATGCCATTGCGACGGTTTCAGAAATTGAGGGTTATAAAATAGTCTCCTACTTGCTAAGAAATGCCAAGGTTTGTGATGTTTTATACAACGCAGCAGGGGAGTTGGCGGATATTCAGGAAGATTTTTCGCAAGTCATATGCACGTGTATAGGGAAAGTGTTTAAGAGAGGAAAGCTAAACGGCGTTGACTGCTTCCTTTTACTGTTGAAAAACTCTTGA
- a CDS encoding response regulator — protein sequence MKANILWIEKEVFRTFNSTLLYRFSLVGYALTLAKDEKQGWSLVTSGKYGVIIIGLEISKSLNLVKRIRQVDDHTPIMIIAQKKVKDGLLKSLEAGADSYIVKPLEPIDCIIVEVEILMNQNPEEGYRAIFHSSLKTEES from the coding sequence ATGAAAGCTAATATTCTATGGATCGAAAAAGAAGTGTTCCGTACATTCAATTCTACACTACTTTATAGATTCAGTCTTGTAGGGTATGCCTTAACTCTGGCTAAAGATGAAAAACAGGGCTGGTCTTTAGTCACTTCAGGAAAGTACGGAGTCATCATCATTGGCCTGGAAATCTCTAAATCCCTCAATCTGGTAAAGAGAATCAGGCAGGTGGATGACCATACCCCCATAATGATTATAGCACAGAAAAAAGTAAAAGATGGCTTGCTTAAATCTTTGGAAGCAGGTGCAGATAGTTATATAGTAAAACCTCTTGAACCAATTGACTGTATAATTGTAGAGGTAGAAATCCTTATGAATCAAAACCCGGAAGAGGGATACAGAGCAATATTTCATTCGAGCCTGAAAACTGAGGAATCATAG
- a CDS encoding glycosyltransferase: protein MIDYSLVIYTCDPDERILRRCLQAVQQLNRNQLQIEVLLVDNNSTIPLSSLSFIKDFLQHIPNLQLLLVKEQGVGHARIAAIEAARGEHIVYIDYNNEPDSNYLQELTSLYKKYPQVAAWGPGQVQVDFIDGIESNIEHYARLAFQQRKETTVTFSAVPAWQSCYPFGTGLCTKTFLLKEYVQHARKGTFTLPGRKGNQLSSGEGTQMVLLCVRNGYAAGVAPTLKLTHIIPAGRANRHYLQRLIYDTFVCYDTCLMQIFPSHRNLLGTRLLSASRFSRKAIGKLWKARWSSDPHRLFELVQYIATHASVYAALNKPVPLPVSSIIRYLKVE from the coding sequence ATGATAGACTACTCACTGGTCATATATACTTGTGATCCTGATGAACGAATTTTACGACGTTGCCTCCAGGCTGTGCAGCAGCTTAACCGGAACCAGTTGCAGATAGAAGTGCTACTGGTAGACAACAACAGCACTATCCCACTCAGCAGCCTTTCATTCATAAAGGATTTCCTGCAACATATCCCCAACTTGCAGCTGCTCCTGGTAAAGGAACAGGGAGTAGGCCATGCCCGCATCGCCGCCATAGAAGCCGCCCGTGGGGAACATATCGTTTACATCGATTACAATAATGAACCAGACAGCAACTATTTACAGGAACTGACTTCGTTGTATAAAAAGTACCCGCAGGTTGCCGCATGGGGCCCCGGACAGGTACAGGTAGATTTTATAGACGGCATAGAAAGCAACATTGAGCACTATGCACGGCTGGCATTCCAGCAACGGAAAGAAACAACCGTGACTTTTTCCGCAGTACCGGCCTGGCAATCCTGTTATCCTTTTGGTACCGGCCTCTGTACCAAAACCTTTCTGCTGAAAGAATATGTGCAGCATGCGCGGAAAGGCACCTTTACACTGCCTGGCCGGAAGGGCAATCAACTCAGCAGCGGAGAAGGTACCCAGATGGTATTGCTCTGCGTCCGTAATGGATATGCAGCCGGTGTGGCACCAACTTTGAAACTTACTCATATCATCCCTGCCGGCAGGGCCAACCGCCACTATCTTCAACGCCTCATATACGACACGTTTGTGTGTTATGATACCTGCCTCATGCAGATATTCCCTTCTCATCGCAATTTACTCGGCACCAGACTACTGTCTGCTTCCCGGTTCTCCCGAAAAGCAATCGGAAAGTTATGGAAAGCACGCTGGTCAAGCGATCCGCATCGTCTGTTTGAACTGGTGCAGTATATCGCTACGCATGCCAGTGTATATGCGGCATTAAACAAACCAGTACCGTTGCCGGTCAGCAGCATCATCAGATACCTCAAAGTGGAATAA
- a CDS encoding glycosyltransferase → MHQQELHTGVSVIICCYNSATRLPLTLGHLQSQEVPADFLWEIILVNNASTDKTVSLALEWWNRAHPPNAQCRIVDEPRPGQMYARKKGAQEARYECLLFCDDNNLLDKNYVFNAWQTLKQQKLAGAAGGQCHPVSDCSSFPYWFDTFKEKYAIGIPAETSGDVSHRGFVLGAGLVTRKSLFLSVFNERYPSLLNGRNEERLSTGDDFEYCKRLLLWGYSLYYNEDLKLAHFIPKERLTLSYRDRLMEGIAAATQILTLYDEALSIRRKTKHKNKWRLLLLTPIRIYLARKGLSDRHLPTEQLVFFYLSPFNIKSDPVRTSIKKFLNKQ, encoded by the coding sequence ATGCATCAACAAGAATTGCATACAGGCGTCTCCGTTATTATCTGTTGTTATAACAGTGCAACACGGCTACCACTCACCTTAGGACATCTGCAGTCACAGGAAGTACCGGCAGATTTTTTGTGGGAGATTATCCTCGTCAACAATGCATCTACGGATAAAACCGTCAGCCTTGCCCTGGAATGGTGGAACAGAGCCCATCCTCCCAATGCCCAATGCAGGATTGTAGATGAACCCCGGCCGGGACAGATGTACGCCCGTAAAAAAGGAGCGCAGGAAGCCCGCTATGAATGCCTGCTTTTCTGCGATGACAACAACCTGCTCGACAAAAACTATGTATTCAACGCATGGCAAACACTCAAACAACAAAAGCTGGCCGGCGCTGCCGGCGGACAATGTCACCCGGTCTCCGACTGTAGCAGCTTTCCCTACTGGTTTGATACCTTCAAGGAGAAATACGCTATCGGCATTCCGGCCGAAACATCCGGCGATGTATCCCATCGCGGATTTGTACTGGGCGCTGGTCTCGTCACCAGAAAATCCTTGTTCCTCTCCGTCTTCAACGAAAGATACCCTTCGTTACTCAACGGCCGCAACGAAGAAAGGTTAAGTACCGGAGATGACTTTGAATACTGCAAACGCCTGCTGCTATGGGGTTACAGCCTGTACTACAACGAAGACCTGAAACTGGCTCATTTTATACCAAAGGAAAGACTTACCCTCAGCTATCGCGACAGGCTGATGGAAGGCATTGCAGCAGCTACGCAAATACTGACACTCTATGATGAAGCCCTAAGCATTCGTCGGAAAACGAAGCATAAAAACAAATGGAGACTATTGCTGCTTACGCCCATCAGAATCTACCTCGCCCGAAAAGGCTTGTCTGACAGGCACCTTCCCACAGAGCAGCTGGTATTTTTTTACCTGTCTCCTTTCAACATAAAATCAGATCCTGTCAGGACATCTATCAAAAAATTTCTAAACAAACAGTAA